Proteins encoded together in one Impatiens glandulifera chromosome 1, dImpGla2.1, whole genome shotgun sequence window:
- the LOC124909780 gene encoding gibberellin-regulated protein 6-like gives MGKAVCILLLALIAISMVATTHVMAANAQYNPSITIPDGLKKPPGGLIKPPGPITKYGPGVLKKAQCLNKCSKCCGSTQACLNFCNHCCVKYPICPCNNN, from the exons ATGGGCAAAGCTGTCTGCATTCTGCTCCTAGCCCTCATTGCCATTTCCATGGTGGCCACCACTCAT GTTATGGCCGCAAATGCCCAATACAACCCATCTATAACCATACCCGATGGCCTGAAGAAGCCGCCCGGCGGCCTGATAAAGCCACCCGGTCCTATAACT AAATATGGCCCCGGAGTACTGAAGAAAGCCC aGTGCTTGAATAAGTGTTCAAAGTGTTGCGGTAGCACACAGGCGTGCCTCAATTTCTGCAACCATTGCTGCGTCAAGTATCCAATCTGCCCTTGTAACAACAACTAG